The sequence CTACACCGATGGCAGCCGAATTGTCACGATTGACCAACGGCTCCAGTATTTAAGCTACAGCTATCCGTTTGCAGCAGACGGCGTTGACACAAACAACCGCCACATTATTGAGGCTGCGACTGAATTTGTCAATTTAAACGGCGGCTGGACCGATGATTATAAGGCGAGCAGTTGGGCAGCCAGGGATAATAGCGAAACCGTTGATTTCCGGATGATGATTGACGGCATTCCTGTTTTTGGCCGCAGCAGCAGCGACAACAAAGACAGAATGAAAATAACCGTCAGCCGCTCAGGCACACAAGTGATCCAATTCGAACGGCCACTCTTTCATTTAGTCGGGGCGCCGCTGCAAGACCCTGAAGTGGAAGTCCCGTCAGGAGAGGCAGCTGCAGAAGCGTTAAAGGCCGCAACGTCGGTCAACTGGGACGATGTCACCGACATCCGCCTTGGCTACAGGGCCGATATGGAGAACAACTCAAATGCCAATTTTGTGCCGACGTGGTATTATGAAAGCCAAAATACGTGGAAAAGAGTCCCGTTTGATGAGGAGTACAAACAATGAATTGGAGTCGGGCCAAATCCATTTTTATTGTCACGTTTTTGCTGTTAAATGTGTTTTTAGGCATACAGTTGCTGGACAAAATCCAACAAGTGCCTGATATTGAGCAATCAAGCGACATCGAAAAGCGGCTTGCGGATAACAACATCTCTCTCCCGTCGAAAGAAATCAACATTGTTGGCGCGAAAGGCGTTGTCCTTGAAGGAAGATGGACAACCTTTTCAGAAGCAGAGCTAGACGGTCTTACAGGGCAGACGGCGACGTTGTCCCAATCACGGGAATTGATTAAAGCGGCTTTTGATGAACCGATTGATCTATCGGATATTCCTGGCAACGACAACAACGAAACAGCGGAACAAACCGACTATGCTGCTTTTTTAGCCCAGCATATTTTGCACGGGTATGACTATGTGTTTTCACGGCGAGAAGGATCGTACCTTTATTTTAACCAGCTATATAACCAAAACGAAACGTTCGTCAACGAGGACGCACCTCTCATTTTAGAACTCGATGAAGACGACAAGGTCATTGGCTACACACAACGCCATTTCACCTTTGAAGAAAACCCAGATGAACGGAAAATGATTACGTACATGGAAGCAGTCGAAACGCTGCTAAACAACCATTTTATTAAAAGAAACAATAGCATTGTTGAAATTGATTTTGGCTATTATAGCCTAGCTGAACAAACGCCTCGTTTCTTTTCGCCTATGTGGGAAGTGACGGTGAAGGGCAACACCGATGAGGAGGACGATGTACGCATTTATTTAGTGAATGCGATTTTAGGCGAACAACATCAATGGTATCCTGATGAAAACCAAGCGATTGATGGAGAAACGCCAGAATTAGAGGAACCAAGTATAGACGAGATGAACGAAGCGGGCAGCACGCCTTAGAGTGTGGAAATGAAGGGGGAAACTAGATGAGTATGCGGTTCAGCGTGCTGGCCAGCGGCAGTACTGGAAACGCGATGTATGTAGAGACGGCATCGCAGCGCCTTTTAATTGATGCCGGTCTAACCGGGAAAAAACTGGACGAGCTGTTCCAAAAAATTGACCGCAACCCAAAAGACATTGATGCGCTGCTTGTCACCCATGAACATAGCGACCATATTAAAGGAGTCGGCGTTTTTGCCAGAAAACATCAAGTGCCGATCTATGCGAACGCAAAAACGTGGAAAGCGATGGAGAAACAGCTTGGGCAGTTGTCTCTTGACCAAAAGTTTGAGTTCGACCGGGAGACAGTCAAGCAGTTTGGCGACATAGAAGTCGAGTCATTTGGCGTCTCACACGATGCAGCTGAACCGATGTTTTTTGTCTTCCGCCACGAAGGCAAGAAACTCGTTTTAGCGACAGATATGGGCTATGTGAGCGAACGAATTAAAAAGACCGTTGCAGGCGCCGATACGTACGTGTTTGAGTCCAACCATGATATGAACATGCTCCGTGTCGGCCGCTATCCCTGGAACGTCAAACGCCGGATTCTGAGCGATTTAGGCCATGTTTCCAACGAAGATGCCGCGATGGCGTTGGCCGATGTCGTCGAGGACAAACAAGCCAACATCTACTTAGCTCATTTAAGCCTCGACAACAATATGAAAGAATTAGCGCATATGACAGTCAAGCAAGTGTTAGAGCAAGAAGGGCATAAAGTCGGCGAAACGCTGCGCCTATACGATACGGACCCGTATCACCCTACCCCCCTCTCGATTGTTTAAAAAGGGATGAAAGCGTAAATAAATAGAAAGAACCTACAGTATTCGTTTTTTTATCAAACTTCAGCAACAGTTATCGATAATTGTTAAACGAAGGTCAAAAATCGTTGAAATGCCCGCAAATGCCTAGACCATCAGGCGAACAGGGGTATAATAAAGATACATAGAACGAATACGACTGTTTAGAGGGAAGGGGTATAATCATGGGCTACTATGATGACCAGCAAGAAACGCGCTACCGTGAGCCAAATAAAAGCTCAAAAAAAGTGGCTGGTTTGTCCGCGTTTGGCGGTGCCATTATCGGCGGTGCGCTTGTGTTAATTGCTTCACCAATTATGTCGAGCCTCGGCCTTGGCATAGATGATTCAGCAAGCGAAAACAACAACGCCAATACAGAACCGAATACCGAGCAAAACGCCGAGAATGTCATTAACCTCGACGTCAATTCAGCGGTCACGGACGTTGTGAGCAAAGTGTCCGATGCAGTCGTCGGCGTCATTAACATGCAGCAAGCCAACATGTTCGGATCGAGTGAAACAGACGAAACAGGCACAGGATCTGGTGTGGTTTATAAGAAAGAAGGCGACTCGGCATTCATTGTTACCAATAACCATGTCATTGAAGGTGCTTCGGAAATTGAAGTCGCCTTAACGGACGGCACCCGCGTTCCAGCTACGCTTGTAGGCCAAGATGAAATAACAGACTTAGCTGTCCTTGAAATCGATGGCGAAAACGTCACAACCGTTGCCGAGTTCGGCAATTCCGATGAATTAAGCGTCGGCGAACCAGCGATTGCGATAGGCAACCCGCTTGGCCTTGAATTTGCCGGCAGCGTCACACAAGGCATTATCAGCGCGACAGAACGGAGCATTCCAGTCGATTTAAGCGGCAATGGCCAAATTGATTGGAATGCAGAAGTACTGCAAACGGACGCAGCGATTAATCCCGGCAACAGTGGCGGTGCACTTATTAACATTAACGGCGAAGTCATCGGGATTAACTCGATGAAAATTTCCGGCGGTGCAGAAGGATTAGGCTTTGCGATCCCTTCTTCCATCGTGCAGCCAACCATCAGCGACTTAGAACAGTACGGCGAAGTGCGACGCCCAACACTCGGCATCACTTTGCGCTCGCTCAATGAACTGCCAAGTTCCGCTCTCCAAGGAACGTTGAACTTGCCTGAAGACGTGACAGAAGGCATCGTCATCGTCGGCGTCCAAAACGGCAGCGCTGCAGCCGATGCAGGCCTGCAAGAACGAGACGTCATCGTCGAAATTGACGGCAAAGCGATTGAAAACCCTCAAGAGTTGCGCAAACTCTTATACGCTGAACGCTCCATCGGCGACACCATTTCCGTCACACTCTACCGTGACGGTGACAAACAAACAATCGATGTCACCCTTGAAGAACAAAGCGACGTATAAACAAATCCACAGCTCCCGCGAACAACGCGCGGGAGCTGTTTTTTTGCTTTGTGGATTGTGCAAAAGAAGCACTCGCTGTGGATAGCCAAGCCATGCTATAATAGCAAACGACAAAGAAAGGACGGATTCAATTGCTTTACGCCTGCACAGAACATATCGAACTAGCACTAGACGTCGCCGTAGACGAATGGGAAGTTGCACCCAAAATCGAAAAAACCACAGACGCCAACGACGCCACATGTAGCTACTGTGGAAACAAAGCCACATACACTGTGGCAAAATAATCAGATATACACACTGTTGATATGTGGATAAGTTATGTGGATAAACTGTTTGCATCTGAAAAAGGAGTTATACACAAGTGAATATCACGATTCTATCCGTCGGCAAACTAAAAGAAAAATACATAAAACAAGGCATCGACGAATACAAAAAGCGCCTAAGCGCCTACGCCAAAATCCAAGAAATCGAAGTCCCAGACGAAAAAGCACCCGAACACTTAAGCACCGAAGACATGCGCCTCGTCAAGAAAAAAGAAGGCGAACGCCTCCTCGCCAAAATAAGCGCCGACAGCTACGTCATCGCCCTGGCGATCGAAGGCAACATGAAAACAAGCGAGCAACTTGCAAAGAATATTGAACAGCTCGGCACATATGGAAAAAGCAAAATCGCCTTCGTAATCGGCGGTTCATTAGGATTGTCTAACGACGTGTACGCACGGGCAGACGAACTGCTATCATTTTCAAAAATGACATTCCCCCACCAACTGATGAAACTCGTGCTATTTGAGCAACTGTATCGGAGTTTTCGGATTATGAGGGGGGAGCCGTATCATAAGTAGGGGGGAAAATTGTTGTAAATAAAATGATATTTTGGTTTATGAAGCGGGTAAGGGCTGTGAAAATGTAACGTCTTTATCGTTTCCGATAAAGTAAATGAATAAGTGTAAAAGCCTAGGATATATTGACCACCGTAAAATTGAAGTCAAGTTCAACCTGATGAATAGATCTTGAGAGATTTTCTAATTGTCGTTTGAGATTCTACCTAAATAGCTGGAGCAACTCCTTTTTTCCTTCCCTTGAAGAGAGTTGGTAGACTTCTACAAACTTCTTCTCTAATATAAAACGAGCCAACTCATGCGGGATGACTTTTGTATCTGATGAACTTATATCCAGAGTTTATTTTTCTTTTGTTCAAATTGCTTCCTAAGCACCTTTTGAAGTCGTTCTTCTAAGATTGCGAGAGGGAAGAGGTTTAGTTCAAATACTCATAAATATATTCTATGAAACTGTTTTATTTATAACAGCCTTTTTCTGTATGCTATAAATCCCCTTTAAGTTCAGAAATGGCGAGAAGCGATTGCTTATTTAAAGATTGAATGGTTGAAATAAAGTCTCTCTGAAAAGGAAGTTTTCAATTTGCCCAAACACCTGATTTTCAGCGTAATAGCTTTGATGTTATTAAATTTACAGGCAGATGATCATTTATTATGAAAATCAGAACAGACATAGTGATGATGTTTTCACTTTGTACAATCTTTGCGTTTATATAAGTTAGTAATGAAAGGAACCAGGCCCAGTCTGTAATCGGGACAACGTAAAATACCAGCAAAAGATGCAGATCAATAAATTTGTTTTCCAGAGCACCCCTTTCCAACCGAGAAAGCTACCGCACTATTTTGGAAGAACAGTCAGGATTCCCTGTTAATAAAATAACTCTATTAAATTGACTTTGTTACCCTTTGGTAGAAAGTCTTTTTTATAACCTTTCATGAAAATCAGCCGTATGTAATGGTATAATGTTACTATTAAGACTGTTGAGGAGGTCTGGACTTTATGAATTCTTCTACTTTGGAAGATTTATTTGAAATTCATAAGTTTAAACCAAACGAGGGACAATTAGAAGCAATTAAAACATTAGAGGGTCCACTTTTCTTAATGGCAGGTCCAGGTTCAGGTAAGACAAGAGTTCTTTTGTGGAGAACAGTAAATGCTATTGTATTCCAAAATGTCAATCCAGAAAACATTTTTTTGTCTACTTTTACGGAGAAGGCCGCAAAACAATTGAAAGACGGACTTCAGTCTATATTAGGTACAGTCACAAATATTACAGGCGTTCCATATGACATTTCGAGAGCGTATATAGGAACTGTTCATTCACTTTGTCAGCGAATTATTGCAGATAGAAGGTTTATAAAGCAACGTTCAAGAGTAAAACCGCCAATTCTTATGGATGAATTGGACCAATATTTCTTTGTCAATTCAAATCAATTTTGGAATATGGTCGAAGAAATCCTTCATGTGAAAGAAAATGAATGGCGTTCCGAAATGAAGAAATACTTTTCAAAGAGATCAGAGTCACGTCATGAAACTGCATTGTCACTTATTTCTGTATTCAATCGTTTTTCGGAAGAAAATCTGCAGATAGAAAGAATCATTGACCATGCGGTAAATATAAATGATGAAACATTACAGCAAATAGCCAGATTATATGAATGGTATAAACAAAGACTCCAAACAATGAATATGGTTGATTTTGCACTATTACAACAAAGAGCTTATAGTCAATTACTTGAAAGTGAGCATGTAATTAATGAATTTGAGCATGTCGTAATTGATGAATTTCAGGACACAAATCGGATTCAAGAGCAACTGTTCTTACGATTAGCAAAAGGAAATAAAAACCTTTGTGTAGTAGGTGATGATGACCAAGCACTATATCGGTTTCGTGGAGCTACAGTAGAGAACTTTGTTCAATTTCCTCAAAGGTCTAAACTATATTTATTAACTCCTCCAAAGGAAATAAAGTTGAATATTAATTATCGTTCCAAGAAACAAATCGTAACAACTTATACCAACTTCATCGAGAAGGTCAGTTGGGTAAGAGAAGATGGGGCTGGATACTATCGCTTACATGAAAAAGATATCCAGTCACATCATCGAGATAATGATTTAGCTGTTATTACAACTACCCCATCCAAATCAGAAGACGTTGTTAAAGAAATTGCACAATTTGTTAAGAAGTTAATTGTAGAAAAAAAGGTGGAAGATCCTAATCAGATTGCATTCTTGTTCCCTGCATTAAAAAATAATAAACATGTTCAACGCATGAAAAGAGCATTGGAAGCAGAAGGGATTAAAGTTTATGCTCCAAGGGCAGGGCGTTTTTTAGAAGTAGAAGAAGCAAAAGCGATGTTTGGAATACTTACTCAAATAGTCGGCAAACCAACCAGACAAGCCTTTGCGGGAGCATACAAAGATTATCATGATTGGTTGGATGTTACTGAGGGAATTGCTAAGGAACTAATGGAGAAAGATGAGCGGTTAGGACGGTTTGTGCATGTTAAAATTGAAGAGCTTAATAGATGTAAAGACGACTATATTCGTCTTTTAAAGACTGTCAGTGATAATGGCTGGTCACTGAATGATATGTATGTACCGCAAACTCATAAGCGGATTCTTTCTAATACACCGCTTATTTCACAGCAAACTCTAAGGGGTCTTGGTACAGATCGCTTAGACAAAATTATTGAGCAAAGAATAAAAAGCGGAAAACCATTTACACTTCAATACATTCTAAATCGGGCAACATCAGTTGATTGGAATATAATGGATCTATTTTACCGTCTTTGTGGTTTTCCCTACTTTACACACATGTTCAAGTTGGCGGAAACTGGTGAAGATGAAGGACCGATTTCGAACCTCTCGATGATTTCAGAGTATTTAGCACGCTATATGGAGCAATCCCAATCAATGCTTACTGGTTCAAGGTTAATCGAAGACCGTTTTTCGAACGACTTTTTTGGTCGCTATGTGTATGGATTATTTCGAGTAGGCGAATCAGAAGTAGAGAACGAAGAAACACCATTCCCAAAAGGACGTATACCTTTTTTAACCATCCATCAGTCGAAAGGATTGGAATTCCCCTATGTAGTACTCGGCAGTCCTGGTAAAAGAAACTGGGGAGTGCCGAGAGTAGAGGAGCTTGTTAGGCCATTAATTGAAGCGGACAGTGAACCATTGGAAAGAATCCCTGAGTTTGATACAATGAGGCTATTTTATGTCGCTTTATCCAGGGCAGAAAATGCTTTGATTATTACCCACTTACGAGGTCCAGGTCAGGTGGTAGAACCAGCTTTCAAAAAGCTTTTTTCTGAAATGAACTACCCGATGATACCAAATATTGATGTCGATAAATTATCGGATGTACAAGTTAAGGAAGATGAGATTCCCAAGGTTTATTCATATACCAGTGATTACCTTTTGTATTTAAAGTGCCCAAGAAATTATATGGTCTTCAAAAAGTATGGGTTTGTACCATCACGTTCCCAAACTATGCTTTTTGGAAACCTTGTCCATCAGACGATTGAAGATATTCATAATCGAATCATTTCAATGCGAGGTGAAATAGATGAGTAACGACGAGATGTTGCAATTCATTGAGGAAGCATTTGAAGAGAATTACGAGCTTTTGAAATTAGAAGGTGGACACTCCTTGTCACCTCATGTAAAGAAATTAGCATTGGAGCAAGTGAAAAACTATTGGAAAAAGCTTCGAAACGTTGCGGAAAATGTCTCGGATACAGAAGTAAGACTTACCCTACCACAACAAAAAACACCAACTGGAAGACCATACACTATACAAGGTGTTGTAGACGTTGTAAAAGAAGATGAGAGAACAGTTATGTATGATATAAAAACTCATGATGCTGATTTTGTTAGAAGCAATAAAAAGGATTATGAGGGGCAATTGAATATCTATGCTCACATTTGGCAGTCTGTTCGTGGACAAGGACTGGACGGCACTTCAATACTTGCAACTGGTGAAACGGAGGCTTTGAGAAAAGCAAAACAACGGGCCTATCAATCAAATAATGAACGTTTTTTAGATGAAGCACTTAAGGAGTGGGACCCAGAAATACCGATCGAATTAGATCCAGGGCGTGTAGAAACTTATATTGAGTCCTTTGGTGAAGTTGTAGATATGATAGAAGAGCATTTATTCCAAGCTCCACCCGTTGACAGGTTAAAGACCAAATTGAAAGATAATAAAACATTTATCGAACATGCCTGTCGAAACTGTGACGTTCGTTTCTCCTGCAAATCGTATAAGGAATATGCCTTCACATCAAGTCGTGCAAGAAGGGACTATATTGCTTTCTACGATGATTATGGAACGGAGCAAGAGCGGGTAGAAATAATAGAAGCAACATTAGATGAAGAAGAGGTGTAATTATGTCAATTGAAGAATTAAAAAGACCAGTACGAATTGATGAAGATCGAATAGAGAAGCTGAAGGAATTGTTTCCAGAGGCTTTTGGTGATGGAAGATTGAATATAGAATTACTTAAGGAACTTATTAAGTTAAGTGATGATTTTTCAGACGCAGATTCAGGAGAATTTTTTGGGTTGCAATGGGCTGGAAAAAAAGAAGCAAGAAGGCTTAGCTCAATTCCAGCCACAGGAACACTAAATAAATCGGTTGGCGAAGGCATTAACGAAGACAACACTGATAATATTATTATCGAAGGTGATAATTTAGAAGTTTTACGGATTTTACAGAAGAGTTACTCTGGAAGAATACAAACTATTTACATTGACCCGCCGTACAATACGGATAAAGATTATATTTATAAAGATACATTTAAGGAACCAGTTGAAAGTTATTTGCAAAAATCAAACCAGGCAGATGAAGAGGGATTATTAACCAGTAATCCAAAGGCAAGTGGAAGATATCATGCTAATTGGTTAAATATGATGTATCCACGATTAAAGCTTGCATGGAGTCTTCTGAAACCCGATGGAATATTATGTGTGTCAATTTCAGATATAGAAGAAGCAAACTTGAGGAAAATATTGGACGAAATATTTGGGGAAGAAAATCATATTAATACAGTTTCGGTTAAATCAAAAGTGAGTGCTGGTGCGTCTGGTGGGGGAGAGGACAAACGCTTAAAGAAAAACCTTGAGTATATCCATATGTATGCTAAAAATCTTAATGAACTTCAACCATTATCTCATTTGAACCAACGCATGGAATTAAAGAAATTGATTTCCGAGATGAGAGAGGAAGGTAGAAGTTGGAAGTACACAAGCGTATTTACAGATATGGGGGAAAGGAAAAAAATCGCAACTACAATGGATGGGGATGGTAATCCTATTGAAATATTTTTACGGGAAAACGTAAAAAGGACAACAGTTGCCAAAATTATGAAAGAGGAAGGTTTAGATGAAGAGCAAGTATACAAAAAGTATTTGAATAATATCTTCAGGGATACCAATGCTCAATCAAGCATTCGGCAAAGGGTTATTGATGCGGTCCCTGGATTATCAAATAATCAAGTTTACGAGATAGAATATACCCCTCGCTCAGGTAAAAATAAAGGGAATAGGATTGTTCAAACGTATGTTGGAAACACTATTCAGTTAGTAGTTTGGCTAAAAGATGTTGTAGAAGAAGTAGATGGGACCCTTATGAAATTAGAAAAA is a genomic window of Shouchella clausii containing:
- a CDS encoding PD-(D/E)XK nuclease family protein yields the protein MSNDEMLQFIEEAFEENYELLKLEGGHSLSPHVKKLALEQVKNYWKKLRNVAENVSDTEVRLTLPQQKTPTGRPYTIQGVVDVVKEDERTVMYDIKTHDADFVRSNKKDYEGQLNIYAHIWQSVRGQGLDGTSILATGETEALRKAKQRAYQSNNERFLDEALKEWDPEIPIELDPGRVETYIESFGEVVDMIEEHLFQAPPVDRLKTKLKDNKTFIEHACRNCDVRFSCKSYKEYAFTSSRARRDYIAFYDDYGTEQERVEIIEATLDEEEV
- a CDS encoding ATP-dependent helicase, producing MNSSTLEDLFEIHKFKPNEGQLEAIKTLEGPLFLMAGPGSGKTRVLLWRTVNAIVFQNVNPENIFLSTFTEKAAKQLKDGLQSILGTVTNITGVPYDISRAYIGTVHSLCQRIIADRRFIKQRSRVKPPILMDELDQYFFVNSNQFWNMVEEILHVKENEWRSEMKKYFSKRSESRHETALSLISVFNRFSEENLQIERIIDHAVNINDETLQQIARLYEWYKQRLQTMNMVDFALLQQRAYSQLLESEHVINEFEHVVIDEFQDTNRIQEQLFLRLAKGNKNLCVVGDDDQALYRFRGATVENFVQFPQRSKLYLLTPPKEIKLNINYRSKKQIVTTYTNFIEKVSWVREDGAGYYRLHEKDIQSHHRDNDLAVITTTPSKSEDVVKEIAQFVKKLIVEKKVEDPNQIAFLFPALKNNKHVQRMKRALEAEGIKVYAPRAGRFLEVEEAKAMFGILTQIVGKPTRQAFAGAYKDYHDWLDVTEGIAKELMEKDERLGRFVHVKIEELNRCKDDYIRLLKTVSDNGWSLNDMYVPQTHKRILSNTPLISQQTLRGLGTDRLDKIIEQRIKSGKPFTLQYILNRATSVDWNIMDLFYRLCGFPYFTHMFKLAETGEDEGPISNLSMISEYLARYMEQSQSMLTGSRLIEDRFSNDFFGRYVYGLFRVGESEVENEETPFPKGRIPFLTIHQSKGLEFPYVVLGSPGKRNWGVPRVEELVRPLIEADSEPLERIPEFDTMRLFYVALSRAENALIITHLRGPGQVVEPAFKKLFSEMNYPMIPNIDVDKLSDVQVKEDEIPKVYSYTSDYLLYLKCPRNYMVFKKYGFVPSRSQTMLFGNLVHQTIEDIHNRIISMRGEIDE
- a CDS encoding MBL fold metallo-hydrolase — its product is MSMRFSVLASGSTGNAMYVETASQRLLIDAGLTGKKLDELFQKIDRNPKDIDALLVTHEHSDHIKGVGVFARKHQVPIYANAKTWKAMEKQLGQLSLDQKFEFDRETVKQFGDIEVESFGVSHDAAEPMFFVFRHEGKKLVLATDMGYVSERIKKTVAGADTYVFESNHDMNMLRVGRYPWNVKRRILSDLGHVSNEDAAMALADVVEDKQANIYLAHLSLDNNMKELAHMTVKQVLEQEGHKVGETLRLYDTDPYHPTPLSIV
- a CDS encoding CxxH/CxxC protein yields the protein MLYACTEHIELALDVAVDEWEVAPKIEKTTDANDATCSYCGNKATYTVAK
- a CDS encoding S1C family serine protease, which translates into the protein MGYYDDQQETRYREPNKSSKKVAGLSAFGGAIIGGALVLIASPIMSSLGLGIDDSASENNNANTEPNTEQNAENVINLDVNSAVTDVVSKVSDAVVGVINMQQANMFGSSETDETGTGSGVVYKKEGDSAFIVTNNHVIEGASEIEVALTDGTRVPATLVGQDEITDLAVLEIDGENVTTVAEFGNSDELSVGEPAIAIGNPLGLEFAGSVTQGIISATERSIPVDLSGNGQIDWNAEVLQTDAAINPGNSGGALININGEVIGINSMKISGGAEGLGFAIPSSIVQPTISDLEQYGEVRRPTLGITLRSLNELPSSALQGTLNLPEDVTEGIVIVGVQNGSAAADAGLQERDVIVEIDGKAIENPQELRKLLYAERSIGDTISVTLYRDGDKQTIDVTLEEQSDV
- a CDS encoding site-specific DNA-methyltransferase; protein product: MSIEELKRPVRIDEDRIEKLKELFPEAFGDGRLNIELLKELIKLSDDFSDADSGEFFGLQWAGKKEARRLSSIPATGTLNKSVGEGINEDNTDNIIIEGDNLEVLRILQKSYSGRIQTIYIDPPYNTDKDYIYKDTFKEPVESYLQKSNQADEEGLLTSNPKASGRYHANWLNMMYPRLKLAWSLLKPDGILCVSISDIEEANLRKILDEIFGEENHINTVSVKSKVSAGASGGGEDKRLKKNLEYIHMYAKNLNELQPLSHLNQRMELKKLISEMREEGRSWKYTSVFTDMGERKKIATTMDGDGNPIEIFLRENVKRTTVAKIMKEEGLDEEQVYKKYLNNIFRDTNAQSSIRQRVIDAVPGLSNNQVYEIEYTPRSGKNKGNRIVQTYVGNTIQLVVWLKDVVEEVDGTLMKLEKLGTLWDDIDYNNVGREGGIPYPNGKKPIELIKRCIQINDTGDGIVMDFFAGSGSTGHAVLDMNAEDNGLRKFILVQLPEIPKDSEFDRITELTKQRLRNSIAQLNEKDGNAEKLDRGFSVYNLDKTNIKKWEEYEGDDITVLNEGLDLFTSHPLNEQTSEINIITELMLNQGFPLDSRIKTNKVDNELWIVEHEDVSFSLVVCLDEKLDEKSGDYLATNYEKSTFICLDDALTNKQKILLSEAMNVKTI
- the rlmH gene encoding 23S rRNA (pseudouridine(1915)-N(3))-methyltransferase RlmH, giving the protein MNITILSVGKLKEKYIKQGIDEYKKRLSAYAKIQEIEVPDEKAPEHLSTEDMRLVKKKEGERLLAKISADSYVIALAIEGNMKTSEQLAKNIEQLGTYGKSKIAFVIGGSLGLSNDVYARADELLSFSKMTFPHQLMKLVLFEQLYRSFRIMRGEPYHK
- a CDS encoding two-component system regulatory protein YycI gives rise to the protein MNWSRAKSIFIVTFLLLNVFLGIQLLDKIQQVPDIEQSSDIEKRLADNNISLPSKEINIVGAKGVVLEGRWTTFSEAELDGLTGQTATLSQSRELIKAAFDEPIDLSDIPGNDNNETAEQTDYAAFLAQHILHGYDYVFSRREGSYLYFNQLYNQNETFVNEDAPLILELDEDDKVIGYTQRHFTFEENPDERKMITYMEAVETLLNNHFIKRNNSIVEIDFGYYSLAEQTPRFFSPMWEVTVKGNTDEEDDVRIYLVNAILGEQHQWYPDENQAIDGETPELEEPSIDEMNEAGSTP